One Bacteroidota bacterium DNA window includes the following coding sequences:
- a CDS encoding sigma-54 dependent transcriptional regulator, which translates to MNSGKIILIDDHQKILESLRFLLKYHFREIIMLSGPEQIFGDEKLNDADVIILDMNFKAQEKSGKDGLFWLKRILHKFEAKVICLTAYGSISLTVEAMKIGATDFVTKPWENDKLVATIKSALALKKAQDEVSRLKSKQIHLSSEINKQNYQIIGNSPAIQKILQLAHKVAPSDANILITGENGTGKDLIAREIHRLSLRREEAFISIDIGSLSESLFESEFFGHMKGAFTDAIANRTGKFEAASGGTLFLDEIGNLSITMQPKILSALQKKAITPVGSIKEIPVDIRIICATNKNLREMIVNHFFREDLFYRMNTVEIHIPPLRERKEDIPTIANYFLRLFGDKYEKFPIRFDKMGTDTLMNYDWPGNIRELKHTIERAVILCESNVLSSSDFSNLNQFNVSNNSQLISLNEAEKMLISRAMDRNDRNIAATSRELKIGRQSLYRKLKRYRIYVPNENNV; encoded by the coding sequence ATAAATTCAGGTAAAATAATATTGATAGATGATCATCAAAAAATTCTGGAATCTCTTCGGTTCCTGCTTAAATATCACTTCAGGGAGATCATCATGCTTTCGGGTCCTGAACAGATTTTCGGGGATGAAAAACTGAATGATGCAGATGTCATTATATTAGATATGAATTTTAAAGCCCAGGAGAAAAGCGGAAAAGACGGCTTATTCTGGCTTAAACGCATTTTACATAAATTTGAAGCAAAAGTTATTTGCCTGACCGCCTACGGGAGCATTTCCCTGACGGTTGAAGCCATGAAAATCGGGGCCACTGATTTTGTTACCAAGCCCTGGGAGAATGATAAGCTGGTAGCGACTATAAAATCGGCTTTAGCATTGAAAAAAGCACAGGATGAGGTGTCCCGGCTAAAAAGCAAGCAAATTCATTTATCTTCCGAGATCAATAAACAGAATTACCAGATCATAGGAAATTCACCCGCCATTCAAAAAATACTTCAATTGGCCCATAAGGTAGCCCCATCCGATGCCAATATTTTAATTACAGGTGAAAACGGAACGGGCAAGGATCTGATTGCCAGAGAAATTCATAGGTTGTCTCTCCGCAGGGAGGAGGCCTTTATAAGTATCGACATTGGCTCATTAAGCGAATCGTTGTTTGAAAGTGAATTTTTCGGACATATGAAAGGGGCTTTTACAGATGCCATAGCGAACCGGACCGGTAAATTTGAAGCAGCTTCGGGTGGAACCTTATTTTTGGATGAAATCGGAAATCTATCCATCACAATGCAACCTAAAATACTTTCGGCCTTACAAAAAAAAGCAATAACACCTGTAGGAAGCATTAAAGAAATTCCGGTAGATATCCGGATTATTTGTGCTACCAACAAGAACCTTCGTGAAATGATCGTTAACCATTTTTTTCGCGAAGACTTATTTTATCGGATGAATACTGTCGAAATCCATATCCCACCATTACGTGAGCGAAAAGAAGATATTCCGACGATAGCTAATTATTTTCTGAGGCTTTTTGGGGATAAATATGAAAAATTTCCCATCAGGTTTGATAAGATGGGTACAGATACTCTCATGAATTATGATTGGCCCGGAAATATTCGGGAATTGAAGCATACTATCGAACGGGCTGTAATATTGTGTGAATCAAATGTCTTATCATCTTCTGATTTTTCAAATCTGAACCAATTTAATGTCTCAAATAATAGCCAGCTAATTTCCCTGAATGAAGCTGAAAAAATGTTGATCAGCCGGGCAATGGACAGAAATGATAGAAATATTGCCGCAACATCACGCGAATTAAAAATTGGCCGCCAATCCTTATATCGTAAATTAAAGCGTTACCGGATTTATGTCCCCAATGAAAACAACGTATGA
- a CDS encoding HAMP domain-containing histidine kinase, whose product MIHPKLYLNIIIRVVLISITSIITSFIYTVYQDWYLLLFFTSIAAIQTLSLINFIKKTNKTIADFFLFAKNGEKNIRSYKSKNQISHALINSLEEIYATIQNLRLESEKREQYFGKVFEMITTGIMIVGKNGDIEFHNNALKKMINRKQILNINQFRRLSPDFYHSLDSIRNGQKKIIKISSNSSMSFLLKANNFIINNSPVRVFTLDNIKQELDEREQESWRRLVKIFNHEISNSMSPIVSTSRAICDLLKENFCENPYPSKELSKEIIADLIHGLEMINEIGAGIHYFVTQVKSLDSIPDPKCKDIMVKDFIFNLINMSEKSGWEHIQIEQKLEPEEVAIFADKELISLVFINIIKNSCEALQTTKRPKILISNEETSEYSIIHISDNGSGISENELEEIFVPFYTTRKSGTGIGLSLSRQIMHLHGGKIEVQSKPYHETTLSLFFPKIIKLQLN is encoded by the coding sequence ATGATTCACCCAAAACTATATTTAAATATTATTATCCGGGTAGTGTTAATTTCCATTACGTCCATCATCACAAGTTTTATTTATACTGTTTATCAGGATTGGTATTTATTGCTGTTTTTTACAAGTATAGCGGCGATTCAAACATTATCCTTAATTAATTTCATAAAAAAAACCAATAAAACAATAGCCGACTTTTTTCTTTTTGCCAAAAACGGAGAAAAGAACATTCGTTCGTATAAATCAAAAAATCAAATATCTCATGCATTAATAAACTCGCTGGAGGAAATTTATGCAACCATACAAAATCTAAGGTTGGAAAGCGAAAAAAGAGAACAATATTTTGGCAAGGTATTCGAGATGATTACTACAGGGATTATGATAGTGGGGAAGAACGGCGATATTGAATTTCATAATAATGCCCTAAAAAAAATGATTAATAGAAAACAGATTCTCAATATTAATCAGTTTCGAAGGCTTTCTCCTGACTTTTATCATTCCCTTGATTCAATAAGGAACGGTCAAAAGAAAATTATTAAAATTTCATCAAATTCATCAATGAGCTTTTTGTTAAAAGCCAACAATTTTATTATAAATAATAGTCCGGTTCGTGTATTTACCCTGGATAATATCAAACAGGAGTTGGATGAAAGGGAACAGGAATCCTGGAGACGACTGGTAAAAATATTTAATCATGAAATTTCAAATTCGATGAGTCCGATTGTATCTACTAGTAGAGCAATATGTGATTTGTTAAAAGAGAATTTTTGTGAAAATCCTTACCCTTCGAAGGAGTTATCAAAAGAAATAATAGCTGATTTGATTCATGGGCTTGAAATGATAAATGAAATTGGTGCCGGTATCCATTATTTTGTCACCCAAGTAAAGAGTTTAGACTCCATTCCCGATCCCAAATGCAAGGATATTATGGTTAAGGATTTTATATTCAACTTGATCAATATGTCAGAAAAAAGTGGGTGGGAGCATATTCAAATTGAACAAAAATTAGAACCCGAAGAGGTTGCAATTTTCGCAGATAAAGAATTGATTTCACTGGTTTTCATTAATATTATCAAAAACTCTTGTGAAGCTCTTCAAACTACAAAACGCCCTAAGATCCTTATTAGCAACGAAGAAACAAGTGAATATTCAATCATTCATATAAGTGATAATGGATCAGGAATTTCTGAAAATGAATTGGAAGAAATTTTCGTTCCATTTTATACCACACGCAAATCAGGAACAGGAATAGGTTTAAGCCTGTCCAGACAAATCATGCATTTACACGGAGGTAAAATTGAAGTACAATCCAAACCATATCACGAAACAACTTTATCTCTGTTTTTCCCTAAAATTATTAAACTTCAGTTAAATTGA